In one Methanobrevibacter arboriphilus genomic region, the following are encoded:
- a CDS encoding stage II sporulation protein M has product MKSAFSENKFIILFSTLLFVIPMLFGYFFASYISEAMNPVINSFRERVQQGDIQLTHDSIFFNNVYVGIILYCGAITFGLLTASVLISNGVFIGYFATKMPLYSFLLLTLPHGIFEIPAIIIAGSSGFIMFKFLVEFFKGIVKPVITNDEVRLSVKNRIANSLNNNINRLTQSLVLLGFSVVLFIIAAFIEAYLTIGIARLFMIF; this is encoded by the coding sequence TTGAAGAGTGCATTTTCAGAGAACAAATTTATAATCTTATTTTCAACATTGTTATTTGTTATTCCAATGCTTTTTGGATACTTTTTTGCATCTTATATTTCAGAAGCTATGAATCCTGTGATTAATTCTTTTCGTGAAAGAGTTCAACAAGGAGATATCCAATTAACTCATGATTCAATATTTTTTAATAATGTATATGTTGGTATAATATTATATTGTGGAGCTATAACCTTTGGTTTGTTAACTGCTTCTGTTTTAATTTCTAATGGTGTTTTTATTGGATATTTTGCGACTAAAATGCCTTTGTATTCATTTTTACTTTTAACATTACCTCATGGAATATTTGAAATTCCTGCTATTATTATTGCAGGCTCAAGTGGATTTATCATGTTTAAATTCTTAGTTGAATTTTTTAAAGGTATTGTTAAACCAGTTATTACTAATGATGAGGTTAGATTATCAGTAAAAAATAGGATAGCTAATTCTTTAAATAATAATATAAATAGATTAACTCAATCTTTAGTTTTATTAGGTTTTTCAGTTGTATTATTTATAATAGCTGCATTTATAGAGGCTTATCTTACTATAGGCATAGCTAGACTTTTCATGATCTTCTAA
- the thrC gene encoding threonine synthase produces the protein MIVCVNCNTKYKDNEVIYTCKECGSVLEVGIDIENLDISKDIFDCRKDTLWKYKEFMPVDETKMVSLDEGGTPFCKCDKLGSELGIELFVKVEGSNPTGSFKDRGMSVGMTKAMELGVDTVGCASTGNTSASLAAYAARAGLRCVVLLPSGKVALGKLAQAMFHGAEVLSVTGNFDEALEAVTALALEKHLYLLNSINPYRLEGQKSIGFEIVHELGWKSPDRIILPVGNAGNISAIWKGVTEFYKAGFIDSLPMMTGIQAEGACPIVNAFRKNTMDLVPTENPETIATAIRIGAPVSSIKALRAIYDSNGFAETVTDDEILEAQKELARKEGIGVEPASAASIAGLKKLVAEGIIDKGEQVVCIVTGHLLKDPNTAINACVEPIEIDADVDALKKVLLNK, from the coding sequence ATGATTGTATGTGTAAATTGTAATACAAAATATAAGGATAATGAAGTTATATACACTTGTAAAGAGTGTGGTTCTGTATTAGAAGTAGGTATAGATATTGAAAATTTAGATATTTCTAAAGATATTTTTGATTGTAGAAAAGATACATTATGGAAGTATAAAGAGTTTATGCCAGTTGATGAAACTAAGATGGTTTCTTTAGATGAAGGTGGAACTCCATTTTGTAAATGTGATAAGTTAGGCAGTGAACTTGGAATTGAACTTTTTGTTAAAGTAGAAGGTTCAAACCCAACTGGAAGTTTTAAAGATCGTGGTATGAGTGTTGGGATGACTAAAGCTATGGAACTTGGTGTGGATACTGTTGGTTGTGCTTCTACTGGTAATACTTCTGCATCACTTGCAGCTTATGCAGCTAGAGCTGGTCTTAGATGTGTTGTTCTTCTTCCGAGTGGAAAAGTAGCTCTCGGAAAGTTAGCTCAGGCAATGTTCCATGGAGCAGAAGTACTTTCAGTTACTGGTAATTTTGATGAAGCTCTTGAAGCTGTAACAGCTCTTGCTCTTGAAAAACATTTATATCTTCTTAATTCTATTAATCCTTATAGACTTGAAGGACAAAAATCAATTGGATTTGAAATTGTTCATGAACTTGGATGGAAATCTCCAGACAGGATTATTTTACCAGTAGGTAATGCTGGAAATATTTCTGCTATTTGGAAAGGAGTCACTGAATTTTATAAGGCAGGTTTTATTGATAGTCTTCCTATGATGACTGGTATTCAAGCAGAAGGTGCATGTCCAATTGTAAATGCTTTTAGAAAGAATACTATGGATCTGGTTCCAACAGAAAATCCTGAAACTATAGCTACAGCTATTAGAATTGGAGCTCCAGTAAGTTCTATTAAAGCTTTGAGAGCTATTTATGATTCTAATGGTTTTGCTGAAACTGTTACTGATGATGAGATTTTAGAAGCTCAAAAGGAACTTGCAAGAAAAGAAGGAATAGGGGTTGAACCTGCATCAGCTGCTTCAATAGCAGGTCTTAAAAAACTTGTTGCCGAAGGAATAATTGATAAAGGTGAACAAGTTGTATGTATAGTTACTGGACATCTGCTTAAAGATCCAAACACTGCTATCAATGCTTGTGTTGAACCTATCGAGATTGATGCAGATGTTGATGCTTTAAAAAAAGTTTTATTAAATAAATAA